The DNA segment CTGCTTCAAAGCCTTTATCCCAAAGCGTCTTGCCTTCAATTTTGCTGCAAACTTCACAGCTCCAGCATCCTTGCTTGCATAAATGTCCTTGCGACAATCTCGCACCACACCACCATTCTTCAGCTTGTAGGTGATGTTTCCTTCGTTATCGACGGTATAGGTCATTCCTTCCAAAAGCTTCACAACAGTGTGTTCTTTGAAAAGAGCTTTCTCTTTCATTTTTGATGACTGAAGAACGGCTAAAGCGACCATGTTGCCGACCTCTGCTTTTTGCCGCAGAAACTCATTCCAATTTCCATATCTTTCAAAACGCTCCTCCGGAAACTCTGAATGGACGTTGAAACACGCACGAACTCAGGGCAATCCCTTTGAACTGAAAACTGGAGCGGTCATTCCTGGAATCATGATTTCAGGAATCAACTCAGACTTACCAGGGCAACTCATCGGGCAAGTATCACAGAACGTCTATGACACGGTTACAGGGAAATATCTCCTCATTCCTCAAGGGAGCCGGATGATCGGCGTCTATGACTCCAGAGTTGTTGCTGGTCAGTCCCGCGTCCTTGTTGCGTGGAACCGCATCATTTTTCAAGATGGATCTTCCATAACCCTCGGTTCGATGACTGGTGCTGACATGGCAGGCTACAGCGGTTTTTCCGACCACACAGACAACCACTACTTTCGAACCTTCGGTACTGCAGCGCTCATGAGTCTGATCTCAGGCGTTGGAGCCTATGCATCTGACACGTTCAAAAGCGACACAGCTTCAAACGATAAACTGTCTCTTCAGGACGAACTAGGCTCTGCCCTTTCAAGCGAACTGGGCAAATCCAGCCAACGGCTGTTGCAGCAGAACCTCAACGTGCAACCAACTCTCACCATCCGCCCTGGCTACCGCTTCAATATGGTTGTTCAAAAAGACATTGTCTTCAGCAGCCCTTACAAACCATGGAGATAAGTATGTCGGACAAACCTAAATACGGACTTGGCAGTATTAAAAAGCACAAATTCTTCTGGCTTCTCTATCCTGCGATCCTGTTTCTTCTAGCTCTAATCGCCTTCAGTGTAGCCACTCAACAGGTGGCAGCCACATACAACTACCATCCCGCGCTTAACGGCAAGATCTTTGACGGCTGGTATGTACCGTGGGCTATCATCGGCTGGAGCCAGCAGTTTCCAGAAGCCGCAAAGGTCATTGATGACGCGACGCTCACAAGCCAATTGGTGTTCGTGGTTCCACTATTTGCGATCTTCGGTCTTTGGCAGTTCTTCATGCGCACCCCAAACCTCTACAATGATCTTCATGGTTCAGCTCGCTGGGCAAAGAAAAAGGACATTCAAAAGGCAGGGCTTTTTGCTGACAAAGGGGTGTATGTCGGCGGTTGGCAGGACAAAGAGAACCTTCACTACCTTCGGCACAGTGGCGC comes from the Halodesulfovibrio marinisediminis DSM 17456 genome and includes:
- a CDS encoding TrbI/VirB10 family protein; the protein is MLPTSAFCRRNSFQFPYLSKRSSGNSEWTLKHARTQGNPFELKTGAVIPGIMISGINSDLPGQLIGQVSQNVYDTVTGKYLLIPQGSRMIGVYDSRVVAGQSRVLVAWNRIIFQDGSSITLGSMTGADMAGYSGFSDHTDNHYFRTFGTAALMSLISGVGAYASDTFKSDTASNDKLSLQDELGSALSSELGKSSQRLLQQNLNVQPTLTIRPGYRFNMVVQKDIVFSSPYKPWR
- a CDS encoding type IV secretory system conjugative DNA transfer family protein — protein: MSDKPKYGLGSIKKHKFFWLLYPAILFLLALIAFSVATQQVAATYNYHPALNGKIFDGWYVPWAIIGWSQQFPEAAKVIDDATLTSQLVFVVPLFAIFGLWQFFMRTPNLYNDLHGSARWAKKKDIQKAGLFADKGVYVGGWQDKENLHYLRHSGAEHILVFAPTRSGKGVGLVLPTLLSWKESLIALDIKGENWAL